A window from Leptospira meyeri encodes these proteins:
- a CDS encoding 3-deoxy-7-phosphoheptulonate synthase → MKPTANLRILEQHSLIPPSVIMEELPLTDAASDVVVRTRSEISDIIHGKDNKRMLVVVGPCSVHDIGAVMEYASKLKPKIEEFKNELLIVMRVYFEKPRTTVGWKGLINDPDLDGSFHINKGLQLARKLLLDLNNMGIPCGTEFLDVISPQYIADLVAWGAIGARTTESQVHRELASGLSAPIGFKNGTDGNVQIAVDAIRSASSSHHFLSVTNQGSSAIFRTAGNNDTHVILRGGNKGPNFDEASVNEVGAQIEKAGLPPKVMIDCSHGNSQKDFRKQPAVIDAVAEQFAKGSKHILGVMIESHLKEGNQSIDAKPLTYGQSITDACVSWETTVPMLERLAEAAKKRK, encoded by the coding sequence ATGAAACCAACAGCCAATTTAAGAATTTTAGAACAACATAGTCTCATCCCACCTTCGGTCATCATGGAAGAACTTCCATTAACCGATGCAGCATCAGATGTCGTTGTCCGCACCAGAAGTGAAATTTCCGATATCATTCACGGGAAAGACAACAAACGTATGTTAGTTGTCGTTGGTCCATGTTCTGTCCATGACATTGGTGCTGTGATGGAATATGCATCGAAACTCAAACCAAAAATTGAAGAGTTCAAAAACGAACTTCTCATCGTGATGCGAGTTTATTTTGAAAAACCAAGAACCACAGTGGGTTGGAAAGGCCTTATCAATGATCCCGATTTAGACGGATCTTTTCATATCAACAAAGGTCTCCAACTTGCCCGCAAACTATTGTTAGATTTAAACAACATGGGAATCCCTTGCGGAACGGAATTTTTAGATGTGATTTCTCCCCAATACATTGCTGATTTAGTGGCTTGGGGTGCCATTGGGGCAAGAACCACAGAAAGCCAAGTTCACCGTGAATTGGCATCGGGACTTTCTGCACCCATTGGATTTAAAAATGGAACTGATGGCAATGTTCAAATTGCAGTGGATGCCATTCGTTCGGCAAGTTCTAGCCATCATTTTCTGTCAGTTACCAACCAAGGTAGTAGTGCCATCTTTCGCACAGCAGGGAATAATGACACTCATGTCATCCTCCGTGGGGGGAACAAAGGACCTAACTTTGATGAGGCGTCAGTCAATGAAGTTGGTGCTCAAATCGAAAAAGCAGGCCTTCCTCCTAAAGTCATGATCGATTGTTCCCATGGCAATAGCCAAAAGGACTTTCGTAAACAGCCTGCTGTGATTGATGCAGTGGCTGAACAATTTGCGAAAGGCAGTAAACATATCTTAGGTGTGATGATAGAAAGTCATCTCAAAGAAGGGAATCAGTCCATCGATGCCAAACCTCTGACTTATGGCCAGTCCATCACAGATGCTTGTGTTTCTTGGGAAACTACGGTTCCTATGCTCGAAAGATTGGCAGAAGCGGCTAAGAAACGAAAATAA
- the panB gene encoding 3-methyl-2-oxobutanoate hydroxymethyltransferase produces MKNIILQYKKKYDAGEPISVITCYDYTFATLFNRTEIDCILVGDSLGMVIQGNHSTLPVTLDEIIYHTKAVCKGAPDKTIVADLPFLSYQTSIEEGIRSAGRVLKETNASCVKLEGDSEFIIELTRRMTESGIPVFAHLGLTPQSVHTLGGHRVQGKTEAARSKMVRKARELAEAGAFALLLEMVPESLGKEITESIRIPTIGIGAGKYTSGQVLVMQDLLGLNEDFHPKFLKKFGNLSGPVKDAVNVYHREVTKREYPSEAHAFSDT; encoded by the coding sequence ATGAAAAACATTATTCTGCAGTATAAAAAAAAGTACGATGCCGGAGAACCCATCTCTGTCATCACCTGTTACGATTATACCTTTGCGACTCTTTTTAACCGAACAGAAATCGATTGTATCCTTGTAGGTGATTCGCTTGGAATGGTGATCCAAGGAAATCATTCGACACTTCCCGTAACTCTGGATGAAATCATCTACCATACAAAAGCAGTTTGTAAAGGGGCTCCTGACAAAACCATCGTTGCCGATTTACCATTTTTATCTTACCAAACATCGATTGAAGAAGGGATTCGTTCTGCTGGCCGTGTTTTAAAAGAAACCAATGCTTCTTGTGTGAAACTAGAAGGTGATTCTGAATTTATCATCGAACTCACCCGCCGAATGACAGAATCGGGGATTCCGGTTTTTGCTCATTTGGGCCTCACTCCGCAGTCAGTCCACACTCTCGGCGGACATCGTGTCCAAGGAAAAACGGAAGCGGCTCGTTCCAAAATGGTTCGCAAAGCCAGGGAACTTGCGGAAGCAGGCGCCTTTGCTTTGTTACTCGAAATGGTTCCTGAATCTTTAGGAAAAGAAATCACCGAATCCATTCGGATTCCAACGATTGGCATTGGTGCCGGAAAGTATACTTCGGGCCAGGTTCTTGTGATGCAAGACCTACTGGGCCTGAATGAAGACTTTCATCCTAAGTTTTTAAAGAAGTTTGGGAATTTGAGTGGGCCAGTGAAGGATGCGGTGAATGTTTACCACCGCGAAGTTACGAAACGCGAGTATCCATCGGAAGCCCACGCCTTTTCTGATACTTAG
- the folK gene encoding 2-amino-4-hydroxy-6-hydroxymethyldihydropteridine diphosphokinase: MKYSNIAFLSLGSNIGDRHHFMDQAIWEISTLPEVQILKQSERLETAPLENTNQPYFLNQILKVMVSSAFTLPCLLDSLQAIEDKLGRKRRSWKGPREIDIDILTYEAVVMKTDFLHLPHHSLYSRPFIKQLLTDMGEIGVYALFLELNHEKHYSAV; the protein is encoded by the coding sequence ATGAAGTATTCCAATATTGCCTTTTTGTCTCTGGGTTCGAACATCGGTGACAGGCACCATTTTATGGACCAGGCAATTTGGGAAATTTCTACCTTACCAGAAGTGCAAATTTTGAAACAATCGGAAAGATTGGAAACTGCCCCACTCGAGAATACCAACCAACCGTATTTTCTAAATCAAATTTTAAAGGTGATGGTTTCTTCTGCCTTTACACTTCCTTGTTTATTGGATTCTCTCCAAGCAATCGAAGACAAATTGGGTCGTAAACGTAGGTCTTGGAAAGGCCCAAGAGAAATCGACATCGATATTCTTACCTACGAAGCGGTTGTGATGAAAACAGATTTTTTACACCTACCTCACCATTCGCTTTATTCAAGACCATTCATTAAACAACTATTAACTGATATGGGAGAAATTGGAGTGTATGCACTCTTTTTGGAACTAAACCATGAAAAACATTATTCTGCAGTATAA
- a CDS encoding ATP-binding protein, whose amino-acid sequence MNLSEITAIRDGNPQCKTCGGVGITLAEHVRGSRSGALVLCHCIGSDCNTCESKGQAPFMTFDRKLDKMLPCVCHNARFSLRNWENLVEKANIPARYRFQFLSNIDIGDTANDPDMSFIIAHDWANELVHKFKNADFSPQGFYLWGGTGSGKTLLACVILNELIFRYGITCKYAKVNKDFLSAIRDTYQSDSETHGQERSIEREFANVDVLVIDDFGVQKESEFNNRKLYDLIDSRYEQEKLTLLTSNHSLIEWRDRGQGRIYSRLMEMTKEIELKCPDYRTKFVKR is encoded by the coding sequence ATGAATTTATCCGAAATTACTGCCATCCGGGACGGAAATCCACAGTGCAAAACCTGTGGTGGGGTCGGAATTACCTTAGCCGAACATGTTCGTGGCTCTCGTTCGGGGGCCCTTGTCCTTTGCCATTGTATTGGGAGCGACTGTAACACTTGTGAGTCGAAGGGGCAGGCCCCTTTTATGACTTTTGATAGGAAGTTGGACAAAATGCTTCCTTGTGTTTGTCATAATGCCCGGTTTTCCCTTCGCAATTGGGAGAATTTGGTCGAAAAAGCTAACATTCCTGCGAGGTATCGTTTCCAATTTTTGTCCAATATCGACATTGGAGACACAGCCAACGATCCCGATATGTCCTTTATCATTGCTCACGACTGGGCAAACGAACTGGTTCATAAATTTAAAAATGCAGATTTTTCCCCACAAGGATTTTACCTTTGGGGTGGGACCGGATCTGGAAAAACCTTACTTGCTTGCGTCATATTAAATGAACTCATCTTTCGTTATGGAATTACTTGTAAGTATGCAAAAGTGAACAAAGACTTTTTGTCTGCCATTCGCGATACGTACCAGTCAGATAGTGAAACCCATGGACAAGAACGATCCATTGAAAGAGAATTTGCAAACGTTGATGTACTCGTGATTGATGACTTTGGGGTCCAAAAAGAATCCGAATTCAACAATCGAAAGTTATATGATCTCATCGATAGTCGTTATGAACAAGAAAAACTAACCCTTCTTACTTCGAACCACTCTCTCATTGAATGGAGAGACCGAGGCCAAGGTCGCATTTATTCCCGTCTGATGGAAATGACAAAGGAAATTGAACTTAAGTGTCCGGATTACCGCACTAAGTTTGTTAAGAGGTAA
- the fcpA gene encoding flagellar coiling protein FcpA — protein sequence MKIIKYLLILQLVSGFSVLFAQTQPANAQDSQAAKDQVDELLKGELVPENDDAELTEDQKKRKKEIMEQESLWKNPDFKGYNKTFQELHQLSKTFANNQFRLALSNYQSGVNTIMKNRDWVEQYRKEEAEKKRLDEKWYWQKVDRKAREERVVYREKMKAKQDALNYFSKAINHLDEIKNPDLRERPEFKRLLSDVYRSWIMAEYDLQNLPQTIPILELYIEIDDNEKEYPAHKYLASAYSFEENMIKKTKGPDDMLFKYRYKKNVHLLRATELKYGKDSPEYKHIVNVINRDEVISVAQ from the coding sequence ATGAAGATTATTAAGTATCTCCTTATTCTCCAACTGGTGTCCGGCTTCAGCGTGCTTTTTGCACAAACTCAGCCTGCGAACGCTCAAGATAGCCAAGCGGCTAAAGACCAAGTCGACGAACTTCTCAAAGGCGAACTCGTTCCTGAGAATGACGATGCGGAACTTACCGAAGACCAAAAAAAGAGAAAGAAAGAAATTATGGAACAGGAATCTCTTTGGAAGAATCCTGATTTTAAAGGGTATAACAAAACTTTCCAAGAGTTACACCAACTTTCTAAAACTTTCGCAAACAACCAATTTCGATTGGCTCTTTCCAATTACCAATCCGGTGTAAACACCATTATGAAAAATAGAGATTGGGTGGAACAGTACCGCAAAGAAGAAGCTGAGAAAAAACGCTTAGATGAAAAATGGTACTGGCAAAAAGTAGATCGTAAAGCAAGAGAAGAACGCGTTGTTTACCGTGAAAAAATGAAAGCGAAACAAGACGCTCTCAATTACTTCTCTAAAGCGATCAATCACCTTGATGAAATTAAAAACCCTGACTTAAGAGAAAGACCTGAGTTCAAAAGACTTCTTTCTGATGTTTATCGTTCTTGGATTATGGCTGAGTATGACTTACAAAATCTTCCTCAAACCATCCCAATTCTTGAACTTTACATCGAAATCGATGATAACGAGAAAGAATACCCTGCTCACAAGTATCTTGCAAGTGCCTATAGCTTCGAAGAAAACATGATCAAAAAGACAAAAGGTCCAGATGATATGCTCTTCAAGTATCGTTACAAAAAGAACGTTCACTTATTACGTGCCACTGAGTTAAAATATGGAAAGGATTCTCCTGAATACAAACATATCGTTAACGTAATCAACCGAGATGAGGTTATTTCGGTAGCACAATAA
- a CDS encoding ABC transporter permease, which translates to MKVSLFRFYLKRELFSRFRYSLLIVVSITLGVGSVIGIHSYKDNTANAIKREAKSIMGADIALQSPQEITKTAEKLVETSLPKGSETSASIQFLSMISNESGEENSLSFIKAVETNYPFYGEMKTEPEAAYRNLKPNQVLLDKTLVENLKLKIGDRVRLGDSLLVLAGVVVKEPGAVGSFVGSAPGSIIRRDTANQTGLVQRGSRIRYTIYAKFPETVDSLDWKDKEFEALIKEDLTIYHNTEVNSGSQQFIKNTFDYMALLALAGFFLGAISVYTAVRTRLLEKRNEIAILMCLGAKPNVILLLVFAEILILSIFGTTLGLTLGYGIQSVLPDISGLISVDTGLVFGLSFSSLLWSVVLGVVLPLLISIPLVLETRSVKPLAALKEVESQTSGKLSTSKWQFGSFLLIYLLFTSLAVLETESFFKGILFTFVLLTLPVLVYGLYILFGVIITKISKLGWLSKEWSLVTKKVTRKSGALRLSIIGLGSALFILTLSLILQESLLELSGAREIERRPNLFLLDIRENQKNDLLTTIKSFPVEKQYLAPVIGARLSKVNGEPIKKEDTIKNAMDRNWRATARTREYFLSYRDDLYDTEEVTKGSWWGESGRNEISVERDFAGYLQAGVGDELTFNVQGREVSGKISNLRSVNWADMKPNFVVLFSKGILEKAPRFYIVSLLIDSSENRYQLQKAIVNRFPNITVIDTEKTIQAFMGILEKVTQMMALMTAFILAASFVLVFTTLYASQSERKREFALLRVIGANSRFMVKHFLREALLVSVISFLLGLVYAVVSNEVLNRSVLELRSVYPYGQLCLVFLGICLVTVSLYALGLFSFFRMPTKTVLKEIK; encoded by the coding sequence ATGAAAGTTTCTTTGTTTCGATTTTACCTGAAACGTGAGCTCTTTTCAAGGTTTCGGTATTCTTTACTCATTGTAGTTTCCATTACTCTTGGCGTGGGTTCCGTGATTGGAATCCATTCTTACAAAGACAATACGGCAAATGCCATCAAAAGAGAGGCAAAATCGATTATGGGGGCCGATATTGCCCTCCAATCCCCCCAAGAAATTACCAAAACAGCCGAAAAATTGGTCGAAACTAGCCTCCCAAAGGGCTCGGAAACCAGTGCCTCTATCCAATTTTTATCGATGATTTCGAATGAATCGGGTGAAGAGAATTCCTTAAGTTTTATCAAAGCGGTGGAGACCAATTATCCTTTTTACGGGGAAATGAAAACCGAACCGGAAGCTGCTTATCGCAATTTAAAACCAAACCAAGTTTTACTCGATAAGACTCTTGTGGAAAATCTCAAACTAAAAATTGGCGATCGAGTACGGTTGGGTGATAGTTTGCTAGTGTTAGCTGGTGTTGTGGTAAAAGAACCAGGCGCTGTGGGGTCTTTTGTTGGTTCTGCTCCAGGTTCCATCATTCGGAGAGATACCGCCAACCAAACGGGACTTGTGCAAAGAGGAAGTCGGATTCGTTATACCATTTATGCGAAGTTTCCAGAAACGGTAGACAGTTTGGATTGGAAGGACAAAGAGTTTGAAGCACTCATCAAAGAAGATTTAACCATCTATCACAATACAGAAGTCAATTCCGGCTCCCAACAGTTTATCAAAAACACTTTTGATTATATGGCCCTCCTTGCCCTCGCTGGATTTTTTTTAGGAGCCATTTCTGTTTATACAGCAGTCAGGACTCGGTTACTCGAAAAACGAAATGAAATTGCGATCCTTATGTGTCTTGGTGCCAAACCCAATGTGATTTTACTTTTGGTTTTTGCTGAAATTTTAATTTTATCCATCTTTGGTACCACTCTTGGACTAACTCTTGGATACGGAATCCAATCTGTTTTACCTGATATCAGTGGACTTATTTCAGTGGATACTGGTCTTGTCTTTGGACTTTCTTTTTCATCTTTGTTATGGAGTGTTGTGCTGGGAGTGGTGCTTCCTTTGCTCATCTCCATTCCTCTTGTTTTAGAAACAAGATCGGTAAAACCTTTAGCTGCTTTAAAAGAAGTGGAATCACAAACCAGTGGCAAATTATCCACATCCAAATGGCAATTTGGATCCTTTCTTTTGATTTATCTTTTGTTTACAAGTCTTGCAGTTCTCGAAACAGAAAGTTTTTTTAAAGGAATTCTCTTTACATTCGTTTTGTTAACTTTGCCAGTGCTTGTATACGGATTGTACATATTGTTTGGAGTCATTATCACAAAAATATCCAAACTGGGATGGTTATCGAAAGAATGGAGTCTCGTAACTAAAAAAGTAACCCGTAAATCAGGAGCCCTCAGGCTTTCTATTATCGGACTTGGATCGGCTCTCTTTATCCTCACCTTATCGCTCATCTTACAAGAGAGTTTACTTGAATTGAGTGGTGCTCGTGAGATTGAACGTAGACCCAATCTATTTCTTTTGGACATTCGAGAGAATCAAAAAAATGACCTGCTAACGACCATTAAGTCCTTTCCTGTGGAAAAACAATATTTAGCTCCTGTGATTGGGGCTCGTCTTTCCAAAGTCAATGGAGAACCCATCAAAAAAGAAGATACCATCAAAAATGCAATGGACCGCAATTGGCGAGCCACCGCAAGAACCCGGGAATACTTTTTATCCTACCGAGATGATTTGTATGATACAGAAGAGGTAACCAAAGGGTCTTGGTGGGGTGAATCAGGGCGAAATGAAATCTCTGTCGAACGGGATTTTGCGGGTTATTTACAAGCGGGCGTGGGTGACGAGTTGACTTTTAATGTCCAGGGCCGTGAAGTTTCTGGAAAAATATCAAACTTACGTTCGGTGAACTGGGCGGATATGAAACCAAACTTTGTGGTCCTCTTTTCTAAGGGAATTTTGGAGAAAGCTCCTAGGTTTTATATTGTTTCTTTACTCATTGATTCTAGTGAGAACAGATACCAATTACAAAAGGCCATCGTGAACCGTTTTCCCAATATCACAGTAATTGATACTGAAAAAACCATCCAAGCCTTTATGGGAATTTTGGAAAAGGTCACGCAGATGATGGCGCTTATGACTGCTTTTATTTTGGCCGCTTCCTTTGTTCTCGTATTTACAACCTTATATGCCAGCCAATCGGAACGGAAACGAGAATTTGCTTTGTTACGAGTGATTGGAGCAAACAGTCGTTTTATGGTAAAACATTTCCTTCGTGAAGCCTTACTTGTTTCAGTGATTTCATTTTTACTCGGACTTGTTTATGCTGTTGTATCCAACGAGGTTCTCAACCGGTCGGTTTTAGAACTAAGAAGTGTGTATCCTTACGGACAACTTTGTTTAGTATTCTTAGGAATTTGTTTGGTAACAGTGAGTTTATACGCACTCGGACTATTTAGTTTCTTTCGAATGCCAACAAAGACAGTGTTAAAAGAAATCAAATGA
- a CDS encoding ABC transporter ATP-binding protein, with product MLEFKNVFKSFHNESETIDVLKNISFRIETGEFVAIIGPSGSGKSTLLGVAAGLDKPDTGVVALNGIDLTKENESNLADLRADKIGFIFQNFQLLPGLNAIENVGIPLYLKSSLTEAEILKKSEKILESVSMSHRGTHFPKQLSGGEEQRIAIARSFVNDPKIIFADEPTANLDFKNSKTVLDLLLYRNKEQGTTLVVVTHDPDVAKLADRVLEMKDGEIISDSRKKNNTNKSSSKKSVTKNTTKQKKTNVTSKQVRR from the coding sequence GTGTTGGAATTTAAAAATGTGTTCAAATCATTTCACAATGAATCGGAAACGATTGATGTGTTGAAAAATATTTCATTTCGCATTGAAACAGGTGAATTTGTAGCGATTATAGGCCCATCAGGTTCTGGCAAATCAACACTTCTTGGTGTAGCAGCCGGTCTAGATAAACCAGATACAGGGGTTGTGGCACTGAATGGAATTGATCTTACGAAGGAAAATGAATCTAATTTAGCTGATTTACGTGCAGACAAAATTGGTTTTATCTTTCAAAACTTCCAATTACTCCCTGGTCTAAATGCCATTGAGAATGTAGGGATTCCATTGTACTTAAAATCTTCACTGACAGAGGCGGAGATTTTAAAAAAATCAGAAAAAATATTGGAATCTGTGTCTATGTCTCACAGAGGAACTCACTTCCCAAAACAGTTGTCAGGTGGTGAAGAACAAAGAATTGCCATCGCAAGAAGTTTTGTGAACGATCCAAAGATTATTTTTGCCGATGAACCGACTGCCAATTTGGATTTTAAAAATAGTAAAACTGTTTTAGATCTTTTGTTATATAGAAACAAAGAACAAGGTACCACTTTAGTGGTCGTAACTCATGATCCCGATGTGGCAAAATTGGCAGATCGTGTTTTAGAAATGAAAGATGGGGAAATTATTTCGGATTCTCGCAAAAAAAACAACACAAACAAAAGTTCTTCTAAAAAATCGGTTACAAAAAATACCACCAAACAAAAAAAAACGAACGTTACTTCTAAGCAGGTGCGTCGATGA